A window from Seriola aureovittata isolate HTS-2021-v1 ecotype China chromosome 14, ASM2101889v1, whole genome shotgun sequence encodes these proteins:
- the yipf3 gene encoding protein YIPF3 yields MSAGSGSRNTNTEPWGSFDDNLIQGGGSAVIDMENMDDTSGSSFEDMGEMHQRMKEEEEVAAEAAATEDDNPDDGEFLGMKGIKGQLGRQVADEVWQAGKRQASKAFNLYANIDILRPYFDVEPVQVRSRLIESMIPVRMINFPQKIAGELYGPLMLVFTLVAILLHGMKTSGTVIREGTLMGTAIGTCFGYWLGVSSFIYFLAYLVNAQITMLQMLSLLGYGLFGHCAVLLITYNIHFHFLFYVLWLLVGGLSTLRMVAALLSRTVGQTPRLLLCGTLSLLHMLFLLYLHFAYHKIVEGLLDTLEGPNLAPMQRVARDVPELTLNATLRNLGASLRVH; encoded by the exons ATGTCTGCGGGCTCCGGGAGCAGAAACACGAACACGGAACCGTGGGGGAGCTTCGATGACAACCTTATCCAG GGTGGCGGCTCGGCGGTCATCGACATGGAGAACATGGACGACACGTCGGGCTCCAGCTTCGAGGACATGGGGGAGATGCACcagaggatgaaggaggaggaggaggtggcggcGGAGGCGGCCGCCACCGAGGACGACAATCCAGACGACGGGGAGTTTCTGGGCATGAAGGGGATAAAGGGTCAGCTGGGCCGACAGGTGGCCGACGAG GTGTGGCAGGCGGGGAAGCGTCAGGCCTCTAAAGCCTTTAACCTTTATGCCAACATCGACATCCTGAGGCCGTACTTTGACGTGGAGCCGGTTCAGGTCCGCAGCAG GCTGATCGAGTCCATGATACCTGTCCGCATGATCAACTTCCCCCAG AAGATCGCAGGTGAGCTGTACGGTCCTCTGATGCTGGTCTTTACTCTGGTGGCCATCCTGCTGCACGGGATGAAGACTTCAGGAACTGTCATa AGGGAGGGGACTCTGATGGGTACAGCTATAGGAACGTGTTTCGGTTACTGGCTCGGCGTTTCCTCCTTCATCTACTTCCTGGCGTACCTGGTCAACGCTCAGATCACCATGCTGCAAATGCTGTCCCTGCTG GGTTACGGTTTGTTTGGTCACTGCGCCGTCCTCCTCATCACCTACAACATccacttccacttcctgttctaCGTCCTGTGGCTGCTGGTTGGAGGACTGTCCACCCTGCGTATG GTGGCGGCTCTGCTGTCTCGTACGGTCGGACAGAcgcctcgtctcctcctctgtgggactctgtctctgctgcacatGCTCTTCCTGCTCTACCTGCACTTCGCCTACCACAAGATCGTAGAAG GGCTGCTGGACACTCTGGAAGGACCCAACCTGGCTCCCATGCAGCGTGTGGCCAGAGACGTGCCTGAACTGACACTCAACGCCACATTGAGGAACCTGGGGGCCTCACTGAGGGTCCACTGA
- the dnph1 gene encoding 2'-deoxynucleoside 5'-phosphate N-hydrolase 1, which produces MSRNQVTSPRKGSFANSAGSGSRRTQAEPVEQVVKRMKVYFCGSIRGGRDDVALYRRIVEKLQSYGTVLTEHVSSTELSDRGEDASAAGDKFIHDRDVDWLRQSDVVVAEVTQPSLGVGYELGRVVDMKKKTLCMFRPLSGRVLSAMIRGADDGDRFVVRDYSEDEVENVLEEFFNMLKRT; this is translated from the exons ATGTCACGTAACCAAGTCACGTCACCACGCAAAGGCTCATTCGCAAACAGCGCGGGAAGCGGCAGCAGGAGGACGCAGGCAGAACCGGTGGAGCAGGTCGTGAAGAGGATGAAGGTTTATTTCTGCGGGAGTATCCGCGGCGGGAGAGATGACGTAGCGCTGTACCGGAGGATCGTGGAGAAGCTGCAGAGCTACGGGACCGTGCTAACCGAGCACGTGAGCAGCACAGAGCTCAgcgacagag GTGAGGACGCCTCAGCAGCCGGAGACAAGTTTATTCATGACCGAGATGTGGACTGGCTCCGACAGTCTGACG tggTGGTGGCAGAGGTCACGCAGCCGTCTCTGGGTGTTGGTTATGAACTCGGCCGAGTCGTcgacatgaagaaaaaaaccttGTGCATGTTCAGGCCGTTGTCAGGACGTG TTCTGTCGGCAATGATTCGGGGAGCTGACGACGGCGACCGGTTCGTGGTGAGAGATTACAGCGAGGACGAGGTGGAGAACGTTCTGGAAGAGTTCTTCAACATGCTAAAGAGAACCTGA